Proteins from a single region of Mucilaginibacter daejeonensis:
- a CDS encoding CoA-binding protein, with protein MLTNEKKTLILGATPDPSRYAYLAANRLVRTGHPIVNVGIKKGEVAGVAIEKAETVHDDIDTITLYVGPQNQPPLYDYILATNPKRIIFNPGTENPELRRMARERGIETLSACTLVMLSTGEY; from the coding sequence ATGCTTACTAACGAAAAAAAGACCCTGATACTGGGCGCCACGCCCGACCCATCGCGCTATGCCTACCTGGCCGCCAACCGTTTGGTGCGTACCGGCCACCCGATCGTGAATGTGGGCATCAAAAAAGGAGAAGTAGCCGGGGTGGCTATCGAGAAAGCGGAAACGGTACATGACGATATCGACACCATAACGCTGTACGTTGGGCCGCAGAACCAGCCGCCGCTGTATGATTACATACTGGCCACTAACCCGAAACGCATCATTTTTAACCCAGGTACCGAGAACCCCGAACTGCGACGCATGGCGCGCGAACGAGGCATTGAAACACTATCGGCTTGTACGCTGGTGATGTTATCTACAGGGGAATATTAA
- a CDS encoding DinB family protein, which yields MTTANQLQAQLEDVFIGRPWYGTPISTIITEGSWIAAFNLPHGAVHSIAHIVLHMTAWTEETVSRLKGNNAAIPARGDWPEPGEASEQKWHQLVIDLDEANSDLVKAMQALPNDQWDQLINDERGEGEPVTTYKRLVEGFIQHQIYHAGQIALLNRINHAY from the coding sequence ATGACAACAGCCAACCAATTACAAGCCCAGTTAGAGGATGTATTTATAGGACGCCCCTGGTATGGAACGCCGATCAGCACCATCATTACCGAAGGCAGCTGGATAGCAGCTTTTAACTTACCGCACGGAGCAGTGCATAGCATTGCTCACATTGTGCTGCATATGACCGCCTGGACCGAGGAGACAGTGAGTCGCCTGAAAGGAAACAATGCGGCGATCCCGGCCCGTGGCGACTGGCCTGAGCCGGGCGAGGCATCTGAACAAAAATGGCATCAGCTGGTTATTGACTTGGATGAGGCCAACAGCGATCTGGTAAAAGCCATGCAAGCCCTGCCCAATGATCAGTGGGATCAGCTGATCAACGATGAACGCGGAGAGGGAGAACCGGTGACCACCTACAAAAGACTTGTTGAAGGCTTTATACAACACCAGATCTACCATGCCGGCCAGATCGCCTTACTGAACCGAATTAACCATGCTTACTAA
- a CDS encoding RNA polymerase sigma factor has product MITALMPEDKNSFTLKAIKEYGKGLLSFIRRRVKSDADAEDILQDVWYQLTSVVNAAPIEQTGAWLYRVARNKITDKYRKRTETLLDDLLFDNGEEDEDSADLAEMLMSEQATPETEYLRSLVWEELFAALDELPAEQRQVFVWHELEDKSFEQMAELTGVNIQTLVSRKRYAVLHLRQRLKQLYTDIKEL; this is encoded by the coding sequence TTGATCACCGCCCTGATGCCCGAAGATAAGAACAGTTTTACCCTTAAAGCCATTAAAGAGTATGGCAAAGGGCTGCTGTCGTTCATACGGCGGAGGGTGAAAAGCGATGCCGATGCCGAGGACATACTGCAGGATGTTTGGTATCAGCTTACCTCGGTAGTGAATGCAGCACCCATCGAGCAAACAGGCGCCTGGCTGTATCGCGTGGCCCGCAACAAGATCACCGATAAGTACCGCAAGCGTACCGAAACACTGCTTGACGACCTTTTATTCGACAACGGCGAGGAGGATGAGGACAGCGCCGACCTGGCCGAGATGCTGATGAGCGAGCAGGCCACCCCTGAAACAGAGTACCTGCGCAGCCTGGTTTGGGAAGAACTTTTCGCGGCGCTGGATGAGCTACCGGCCGAACAACGGCAGGTTTTTGTTTGGCACGAGCTGGAAGACAAAAGCTTTGAGCAAATGGCCGAGCTAACGGGCGTGAACATTCAAACGCTGGTATCGCGCAAGCGCTACGCCGTTTTACACCTGAGGCAGCGGCTTAAACAATTGTATACCGACATTAAAGAACTTTAA